The DNA region ccaagGCTCTccctccacccactttgagaaataatctactataACGAGTAGAAATCTTCGCTGACAGGTTGTCAAAAGAAACGGtccaacgatgtccatgccctATTGGTTGAATGGACAAGACattatggatgctttcatctcctcggtGGGTCGGTGTGGGATGCTATGATATTTTTGACATGATAAGCAAGTGGCTATTGTCTGAGCGGCATCATCTTGCAAGGTGGGCCAAAAATGTCCTGCCAATAAGATCTTTCGGGTCAGTGATATGCCGCCTGGGTGACTTCCGCAGGAACCTTGATGCATCTCTTGCAAGATGTATTCAACGTCCTCCGATTTGACACACATAAGCAACGGTCTTGAAAAAACTCTTTTATATAGCTGATCCTCGATCAAGGTGAACTGACCGACCCTCTTTTTCAATAAGAGAACTTCGTCTTGATTGGCTAGTGTGACACCCGATCAGAGGAACTCTATCAGTGCTGTCGTCCAATCACTCGGGAATgttactatatccacctatagaTGTGCGCCACCAGTGAGACCTGttcgatcggctgatctattATGATCGGCGATAATGAATTGGCTAACTTAGCCAGCTCGTCTGCGGCCTGGTTGTTCAACCAGAGAATCTTCTGTATAACTACTTCTTAGAAGTTTGCCTTTAACTTCTCAAAAGCTTCTGCATATAGCCTGAGTCAGGAGCTGCCTATCTCGAACGTCCCCAAGGAGCTGCCTATCTCGAACGTCCCCAATAGCTGCTGAGCCGCTAGCTGAGAATCTGAGTGGATGAGAACTCTAGTGGCTCCTACATGCCAAGCTACCTGTAAACCGGCTATCAGGGCCTCATACTCGGCTTTGTTATTTGTAGCCCGATAATCCAGCCGCACGGACAACTGCATCCTGTCCACCCGTGGCGAAATCAAGAGAATGCCGATCCTGCTGCCATGCTGAGTAGATgaaccatctacatatattttccAAGTCACATATGGTTCGACGTTTTTGACCTCGGTCCCAAATCAGCTAAGGCCTGGGCTTTTATCACCGTTCGAGGTCTAGTGTAAGCTTCCATATTCCTAAAGGAATTTCTTTAAAGCGACCACAAGCATCTAGCCCTGATGAGTGTATGTTGATGAGGTTAGGCCGCTCATGGAGTGGTTTAAGTTCGCCCAATATTTCGTGTTGGCGATGAAGAGCCTCAGCAATGCCCTGAGAAATGCTCCTAGATTAGGGAGAGGATGATTGCCTCGATGAACTTTTCCCAACCATGACCAAAGGATGCGAGGGGCAtggaaaataatagaagttgtttgGTGTTCACAACACTCTGTATGTTGATTAAGGGTGATCACTCATGGAGAAGACTATGGACACAGCTCGGCCAATATGAAAATGATGTTGTACAACTTATGAGAACAATGTGAGCGCTCATGGGGGTTCTGAACACTGTGTTCAATATTAAACTTATTATGTAATTGAAATGTAGATTTATTGACAATATTTTGTCAAGAAAGGTATAAATGTATTTTATAACTACTACACCTTATTTTCTTACTCCTGAGTAGCCGCTACATGATGTAGCAGCTACTGCCAACTAGCTGTTGTGATTATTCTGTGGGTAGATGTTAAACACCGTGCTTGAATTTGTTCTCCAATATTTTTAATCAcccaataaaattatttatatatatattattcctattttatttcttAAGTATGTTGTCATATCATGATGTGGTAAATTAAAGAGGACTTATGAGTCTTGATCAAGCTCACGAACAAAGAACATGAGGtccacattgtagtagctagtgTGTGGTAGTCATAAACACCATTGTAGCAACTGAAAAACTATTTCCAGATAACCCATTAAATGCAACGAAAGGAGTCGGTGAAATTCAATTTTAATCAAGTTGATGTTGTAGCAATTGCTGATCCGTAATTGTTACAACACAAACTTCATGTTGTAACGATTACCTATCAAGTTCCAGTATAACAAAGACAATTATAAGCTGAACTTTATCAAGATCCAGTATTAAAGCgagttgctacaatgtgtagcagcttctCATAAGTAGCTGCTACATTGTATAGCAGTTAGtgcggattagctgctacactgtGTAGCAGTTAGTGTGGATTAGTTGTTACACATTGTAGTAGCAACTCTAGAGAAGTGAGGTGCTACAATGTATATCTGTGCTATTGCCGATGCAACTAACAAGCCCCAATCCCTATTAATAATTCAATGGtcaattatataatttgaaattaatagaTTTTTGGAGACCCATCAATTCATTAATGGCAGAATTAGGTATCGGGGATGAAAGCAAGATCAATGGATTAATAAATTTGTTACTACACACAGGGAAACTTTATGTAATACTTTTCAGATGATTAATGGACTGACAATGTAAGAATCAGAGTAGAAAGAAAATTATCGCTAGCTGAGAGTTTGGTAAACCTAGCTTCATTACTCGAAGGGTATGTTGTTAGAACCTGCAAAAACAAAGATAATtataacaactatatttatcaagaTCCAGTATTAAAGTGAAATAAAACTTGAAAGTACCAACTATATATGTCAAATCTTCTATTGGATATGTGTGAATGAAGAAAAGGTGGAGAGGAAAGAGGCTCCTCGGTTTGCTCAACGCACTCGCCCGGCCGATTTCTAGGCTTCGCCCACCCGGACGCTTAGCCCGCCCGATCACTTCGGTCGTCCGGCAAACGCTTGTTCAGCCTCTCTGCTCGCTAGACCGACTGAAAGCCTGCTCGCCCTCTTAGCTCGCTCAGCCACTGTGCAATCTGTGTGCAGCACATAGCAGAAACCAAATAACTGCTACAATATTGTAGTAATTAACATTCCAAATAGCTACTACAGCGTTGTAGTAGCTATCTTTCCAAGTAGTTGCtataacgttgtagtagctaacaTTCCAAGTAATTACTACAACGCTGTAGCAGCTACCTCGATGGtttgctgctacaacgttgtagtagctaaccATTGAGTTATCTGCTATAGCGTTGTAATAactatcattccaagtagctgctacaatgttgtaacaGCTAATTATAGAGTTAGTTGCTATAGAGTTGTAGCAGTTATCATTCTGAGTAACTactacaccgttgtagcagctatcatttcgagtagctgctacaacattgtagtagctatcATTTCGAGTAGTTGCTACAGCATTGTAGCAGCTAGCTATGGAATTAATTAACAGTTTACCACTCGAGACATCCTATAAAGATATTCATAGATAAACTGTATATAATATGAATAAAGGAGAGaaaattacaatttaaaatgAAACGACTTATGTAAGagttgctacaacattgtagcaactacttggacagttagctgctacacgttTTAGTAGTTACATGGACAGTTaattgctacaaggtgtagcagttaactgtcgaagtagctgctacaacgtgtagctaACCATCGAGTTAGCTGCTACAGCATTGTAAcagctatcattccaagtagctactacaacgttgtagcagctaacattctAAGTAATTGCTACAATGCtgtagcagctatcattccaagtaATTACTACAATGTTTTGAAAAATGAAATGACTTACCAGGTAGATGCTACAAAGTGAAATATTTTCTTCTGATAATACAAAAAACTATATAAGCAAGTTACCTACAAATTATATAAGCAAAAAACTGGTAGCATAACAGCTAGGGCTTGTGCTTGGTAGGATATAAATATATATGGTGCAAAAAAAGAAATTGTACAGAGCTAAAAAATAGACAGTGGAAGGGAAATGCTTACGATCAAGAATAGAGAAATGGGGGCTTTTACACTAGGATCGCCTTGTGTTTAATGCGCAGTTTGGGGAGCTTTAGTCAGCTGCGACGGAAGACTACAGTGACGGAGAAGGAAGGAGTGAGAGAGAGAGCGGTGAGGGAAATTTAGAAATTGGGAAATTTCGCTTGGTGATGTTTTGAAAAGAAGGCCGAATGGGAGAGAGAATAAATGAAATATGTTTTTTGCAAAGAAATCGAGCTGACAATGCCACGTCTGCGCGTCACTCACAGTCGCGCATAAAGCGTCATTTAGCATATCaaatctctctctctatatataaaatAATGGACATGCGCGCACGATCCATGTACGTCGAATATCGAATCGATTGGGGCAACATTAGCTTGGCAGCTTGACCGACTCGATAGCTTGGCATCTCGACCGACTTAGTGGTTTGACAGACTCAACAGTTCAACAGCTTAACCATATAAGACAACTCGTCCAGAAAAACTCAGTCATTACAGGTAACTAATCTTTTCTTACTTTGACAGTTTAAAATTATCAATTTAGGCCATCTCTATGTACAAGTATGAAATTGATTTTGCATGTcctctcggatgggtctagtggctagcgcatgaggtgttgtcatcatgaggtttgcggttcgaatctcggtaaagccgaggtaaatgcctcccttatgtactagtcactattccaaaggctagtagccgtccgtgatttacctcctccgtattgaccctAGGACAGAttggcgggggtgctgggggcgaacatattcgtcttttgtcaccatgaaattgattttgtataattttaattgTCCAATAATATATTACAATTTTACAACATATTATAATATGCATGCAAAAATCTATTTAACATAGATATTTGTTTTtcgatttcaaaattttatttaattaaaaatagaaattgacaattttattttcttttaagaaTTAGATTTTAGTtatgtatttatttctttaaatattctttagtttaattatttcaaaaaatataaaGGCGTTACcgtattttttttatatgatttttCTATTCCATGTTTTTTTTGTATGGAGAATATTGATCTTTTAACAACTAAAAAGATTATATTAATATatcttttcatatttttttttctattaagaaaaggaagtaaaataaaaatgagagaatttttttcaaaatcgaCACAGCTGAAATGGGATTCGCGAAATATCTGGAAGATTTGGAACGTTATTTATTTTTTGAAGGATTCGAATTAGGGTTATGTGCATTCGCCCGCCTTGCTCACTCTGACTTTTAAATAGAGTGGCAACTTCTTGGTTGTCCCCTAAGTCACCAATAATGATTTCATGTTGTTGAAGCAATTCGACATCTGCTGCCGTATTGATGAGGGAATCCATAAGCACCATATAGGTTGTAACATGGAACTTGGAATTCATTGAACATTGCTCGTACGCTATAAGATTTCTCAAGAGCGAGTTGATGCCGTCCTCTATTCGAAGTTGGGGAATCTCCAACTTGCCGTTATGAAATGTAATGTCCAAGAAACTCTTGTATCTCTTTTTTCTTCCGAAGTGAATTCCAGCTTCATTGCATACTGTAGCACTGGGAATCCATGGTATGTCAGGGTCATGGTAATCCTTCTCGGGGTTTGTTGTCGGATCAATGCAAGAAAGACAAAGATGAATTATGTGGTGAAAAGTCTCATTGTCGGAGGGATGTTTCAAATTACTTGAGATACGCATGCGGATCAACTCGACTGTTAGACTTCGAAAGTGATCGCCGTGAGGAAATGCATATTGGTACAaagtttcaagaagaaagaaaggaagctGGTTTTCGAGCTTGAAGATATCTCGTACTACTGCATCTCCAGTCCAAATGGCACTCTCTTCTGAAATCTCCATCCGGTGGGTCAACCCCATTATTGTAAGCATCAGAAAGCATCCGTCTAGCAACATCATTTCCACAAAACTGTTGCTGCTCATGTTCACTTCCTCCGAATAGGCAGCGCGTGCTTGCGTTTCCAGACCCTTGATCAGACCCACA from Zingiber officinale cultivar Zhangliang chromosome 4B, Zo_v1.1, whole genome shotgun sequence includes:
- the LOC121978715 gene encoding UPF0481 protein At3g47200-like produces the protein MKNIEDEGIEASLDMDWVASLEMKVSDTKFRDKNREPTIYRVPDMLKSVDLQAYEPLLVSLGPYHRDKPHLQAMNQLKWKYLKFVLEPNPGMVMKDYVGLIKGLETQARAAYSEEVNMSSNSFVEMMLLDGCFLMLTIMGLTHRMEISEESAIWTGDAVVRDIFKLENQLPFFLLETLYQYAFPHGDHFRSLTVELIRMRISSNLKHPSDNETFHHIIHLCLSCIDPTTNPEKDYHDPDIPWIPSATVCNEAGIHFGRKKRYKSFLDITFHNGKLEIPQLRIEDGINSLLRNLIAYEQCSMNSKFHVTTYMVLMDSLINTAADVELLQQHEIIIGDLGDNQEVATLFKSQSSNNIPFE